One Micromonospora eburnea genomic region harbors:
- a CDS encoding L,D-transpeptidase, with the protein MGRFARAGAMMGVLVLTASLALTGCGDDQKKPAFVAGGQQADPTASTPATETTTAVPGEPAQPDVQPLRVSPADGSAGRPVSTEISATIPGGGTVSKVVLTAANGKAVPGRMRRDGSSWVPSAPLKYATRYTATVSGTGTDGQTHEGTSTFTTMAKPKSMIGSGLYLFTGKTYGVAMPVVAEFSPGIPKKDRAAVQKRMFVQTDPPQPGAWHWVDNGTQAYYRAPEYWKPGTTLTVRLALAGIPLSNGRYGNVDRSATAEIGRAFEMKVDNATKKMSVYENGALVRTLPVSLGKKSTPSSSGTLVVMEKKESTVFDTRDEPDPRNRYVTKIDFAQRITWGGEYIHAAPWSEGVQGRQNVSHGCVNVSMANGRWLFGKTLVGDPITVSGTERKLAPGNGWTAWNMSWSQFVAGSALPVPDGGAEPAF; encoded by the coding sequence ATGGGTAGGTTCGCGCGGGCCGGGGCGATGATGGGCGTCCTGGTCCTCACGGCGTCGCTGGCACTGACCGGGTGCGGGGACGACCAGAAGAAGCCGGCGTTCGTGGCCGGCGGGCAGCAGGCCGATCCGACCGCCAGCACGCCCGCCACGGAGACCACCACCGCCGTCCCGGGCGAGCCGGCGCAGCCGGACGTCCAGCCGCTGCGGGTGAGCCCGGCCGACGGCTCTGCCGGGCGGCCGGTCAGCACCGAGATCAGCGCGACGATTCCCGGCGGCGGGACGGTGTCGAAGGTCGTTCTCACCGCCGCGAACGGCAAGGCGGTGCCGGGCCGGATGCGTCGCGACGGCTCGTCCTGGGTGCCGTCCGCCCCGCTGAAGTACGCCACCCGCTACACCGCCACGGTCAGCGGCACCGGCACGGACGGCCAGACCCATGAGGGCACCAGCACCTTCACCACGATGGCCAAACCGAAGTCGATGATCGGTTCCGGGCTGTACCTGTTCACCGGCAAGACGTACGGCGTGGCGATGCCGGTGGTGGCCGAGTTCTCGCCGGGCATCCCGAAGAAGGACCGGGCCGCGGTGCAGAAGCGGATGTTCGTGCAGACCGACCCGCCGCAGCCGGGCGCCTGGCACTGGGTCGACAACGGCACCCAGGCGTACTACCGGGCGCCGGAGTACTGGAAGCCGGGCACCACGCTCACCGTACGGCTGGCGTTGGCCGGGATTCCGCTGAGCAACGGCCGATACGGCAACGTCGACCGGAGCGCGACCGCGGAGATCGGCCGCGCGTTCGAGATGAAGGTCGACAACGCGACCAAGAAGATGAGCGTGTACGAGAACGGCGCGCTGGTCCGCACCCTGCCGGTGAGCCTCGGCAAGAAGAGCACCCCGTCCTCCAGCGGCACGCTGGTGGTGATGGAGAAGAAGGAGTCGACGGTCTTCGACACCCGGGACGAGCCGGACCCTCGGAACCGGTACGTCACGAAGATCGACTTCGCCCAGCGGATCACCTGGGGTGGCGAGTACATCCACGCCGCGCCCTGGTCCGAGGGGGTGCAGGGCCGGCAGAACGTCTCGCACGGCTGCGTGAACGTCTCGATGGCGAACGGGCGGTGGCTGTTCGGCAAGACCCTGGTCGGCGACCCGATCACGGTCAGCGGCACCGAGCGGAAGCTGGCACCGGGCAACGGCTGGACGGCGTGGAACATGAGCTGGTCGCAGTTCGTCGCCGGCAGCGCGCTGCCGGTCCCGGACGGCGGCGCCGAGCCGGCCTTCTAG
- a CDS encoding L,D-transpeptidase, which translates to MRASQDELIRPGVARRRGRRRMFVAAVLAAAVALTSACTSGSKGGDKPSSWQSGESAPKASATIAEPKADAKDVPAATAISFTTEQAEQTTVELTDAAGKSVPGQLAADGKSWLPAGALEYGQTYTATVTATGDDGKPATATSTFTTMAKPAKQIRVSSFLGDNQVVGVGMPLIVKFSRAIPQDYRDDVQRRMTVTASPVQEGIWRWISPTEVHYRPKEFWQANSTVTYRVQAGGLPLGDGWYGRSDLTVDIKIGPSFVMTVENSTKRMTVTKNGKVVKTIPVSLGKKSTPSSSGTMVVIEKKRHTVFDTFEELGPADGYRTEIDYAQRLTWGGEFIHAAPWSEGVQGRQNVSHGCVNVSMKDGAWLFANTRLGDPITVKGTERKLQNGNGWTDWNMSWDEYVKGSALPYEPPAQPDEEPSPSTDPDTTGEPTPTA; encoded by the coding sequence ATGCGAGCTAGCCAGGACGAGCTGATCCGGCCCGGCGTCGCCCGGCGGAGGGGTCGACGCCGGATGTTCGTGGCCGCGGTGCTCGCCGCCGCCGTGGCGCTCACCTCCGCCTGCACCAGCGGCAGCAAGGGCGGCGACAAGCCGTCCAGCTGGCAGAGCGGCGAGAGCGCCCCGAAGGCGAGCGCCACCATCGCCGAGCCCAAGGCCGATGCCAAGGACGTCCCGGCCGCCACCGCCATCTCCTTCACCACCGAACAGGCGGAGCAGACCACGGTCGAGCTGACGGACGCCGCCGGCAAGTCCGTGCCGGGCCAGCTCGCGGCCGACGGGAAGAGCTGGCTGCCGGCCGGCGCCCTGGAGTACGGCCAGACGTACACCGCGACGGTGACCGCGACCGGCGACGACGGGAAGCCGGCGACGGCGACCAGCACCTTCACCACCATGGCCAAGCCCGCCAAGCAGATCAGGGTCAGCAGCTTCCTCGGCGACAACCAGGTCGTCGGCGTGGGCATGCCGCTGATCGTCAAGTTCAGCCGGGCCATTCCGCAGGACTACCGGGACGACGTGCAGCGCAGGATGACGGTCACCGCGAGCCCGGTCCAGGAGGGCATCTGGCGCTGGATCAGCCCCACCGAGGTGCACTACCGGCCGAAGGAGTTCTGGCAGGCCAACAGCACCGTGACGTACCGGGTGCAGGCGGGCGGGCTGCCGCTCGGTGACGGCTGGTACGGCCGCTCCGACCTGACCGTCGACATCAAGATCGGCCCGTCGTTCGTCATGACCGTCGAGAACAGCACCAAGCGGATGACGGTCACCAAGAACGGCAAGGTGGTCAAGACGATCCCGGTGAGCCTCGGCAAGAAGAGCACCCCGTCGTCCAGCGGCACCATGGTGGTGATCGAAAAGAAGAGGCACACGGTCTTCGACACCTTCGAGGAACTGGGCCCGGCGGACGGCTACCGCACCGAGATCGACTACGCGCAGCGGCTCACCTGGGGCGGCGAGTTCATCCACGCGGCCCCCTGGTCCGAGGGGGTGCAGGGCCGGCAGAACGTCTCGCACGGCTGCGTGAACGTCTCGATGAAGGACGGCGCCTGGCTCTTCGCCAACACCCGGCTGGGCGACCCGATCACGGTGAAGGGCACCGAGCGCAAGCTCCAGAACGGCAACGGTTGGACCGACTGGAACATGAGCTGGGACGAGTACGTCAAGGGCAGCGCCCTGCCGTACGAGCCGCCGGCGCAGCCGGACGAGGAGCCCAGCCCGAGCACGGACCCGGACACCACGGGCGAGCCCACCCCCACCGCCTGA
- the orn gene encoding oligoribonuclease has translation MTGLDLRRDALIEVAALVTDPDLNVLGEGVDVVIHADEAALEGMPEIVRTMHGKSGLTEEVRRSTVTLAEAEDMVLQYVTSYVKDARSAPLCGNSIATDRGFIARDMPRLDAHLHYRMIDVSSIKELCRRWYPRVYFGQPQKGLAHRALADIRESIRELEYYRRTIFVPLPGPDVESAKAIAAQL, from the coding sequence ATGACCGGGTTGGACCTCCGCCGGGATGCCCTGATCGAGGTCGCCGCGCTCGTCACCGACCCCGACCTGAACGTGCTCGGGGAGGGCGTGGACGTGGTCATCCACGCCGACGAGGCGGCGCTGGAGGGGATGCCGGAGATCGTCCGCACCATGCACGGCAAGTCCGGCCTCACCGAGGAGGTACGCCGCTCCACGGTCACCCTCGCCGAGGCCGAGGACATGGTGCTCCAATACGTCACCTCGTACGTCAAGGACGCCCGCAGCGCGCCGCTCTGTGGCAACTCGATCGCCACCGACCGGGGCTTCATCGCCCGGGACATGCCGCGCCTCGACGCGCACCTGCACTACCGGATGATCGACGTCTCCTCGATCAAGGAACTCTGCCGGCGCTGGTATCCGCGGGTGTATTTCGGGCAGCCGCAGAAGGGGCTGGCCCACCGGGCCCTTGCCGACATCCGGGAGAGCATCCGCGAGCTGGAGTACTACCGGCGCACCATCTTCGTTCCGCTCCCCGGCCCGGATGTGGAGAGCGCCAAGGCCATCGCGGCCCAGCTCTGA